The Bifidobacterium animalis subsp. animalis ATCC 25527 genome has a segment encoding these proteins:
- a CDS encoding LCP family protein, producing the protein MRNMVLGVLLVIVIVLGISGIGTYNWINSNLRKEAWLTTGSDTPGTSWLILGSDERDGTTGADDTPGERTDTILILTKPKHGSCSLISVPRDSLVQVGDQMLKINAVMQVFGKKELVTQVESITGQHIDHVAKLTFGGLTKVVDALGGIELCYDQDVDDEKSELHWKSGCHVVDGRTALAFSRMRYSDPRSDFGRSDRQRQVIGAIAQKATSKSSLLNIGKLKKVGEAALGSLTVDDKSTPWTMLQMLLAFRDASGSNGITGSLYWTDPGYYVDGVGSSVLLDNQKNLELFKQLHDGDHAPGQVGSTSEQQ; encoded by the coding sequence TCGGCATAAGCGGCATCGGCACCTACAACTGGATCAATTCCAATCTGCGCAAGGAAGCGTGGCTTACCACAGGCTCCGACACTCCCGGCACCTCCTGGCTCATTCTGGGTTCCGATGAACGTGACGGCACCACCGGTGCCGATGACACCCCAGGTGAGCGTACCGACACGATTCTCATACTGACCAAGCCGAAGCACGGATCCTGTTCACTCATCTCAGTGCCCCGCGATTCCCTCGTGCAGGTCGGCGACCAAATGCTCAAGATCAATGCCGTCATGCAGGTGTTCGGCAAGAAGGAACTCGTGACACAGGTGGAATCGATCACCGGTCAGCACATCGACCATGTAGCCAAGCTCACCTTCGGCGGCCTCACCAAGGTGGTGGACGCCTTGGGCGGCATCGAATTGTGCTACGACCAGGATGTGGATGACGAGAAATCCGAGTTGCATTGGAAATCCGGTTGCCATGTGGTGGACGGTAGGACGGCCTTGGCATTCTCCCGTATGAGATACTCGGATCCACGCTCCGACTTCGGCCGTTCCGACCGCCAGCGCCAGGTGATCGGCGCCATCGCACAGAAGGCCACCTCGAAAAGTTCATTGCTTAACATCGGGAAACTGAAGAAAGTGGGCGAGGCCGCACTTGGCTCCCTCACGGTGGATGACAAATCCACTCCATGGACGATGCTGCAGATGCTGCTCGCCTTCCGCGACGCCTCGGGATCCAACGGCATCACCGGAAGTCTGTACTGGACAGATCCCGGGTATTATGTGGACGGCGTGGGTTCCAGCGTCTTGCTGGACAACCAGAAGAACCTCGAGCTTTTCAAGCAGCTGCATGACGGCGACCATGCCCCGGGTCAGGTGGGCTCAACCTCCGAACAACAATAG
- a CDS encoding FtsK/SpoIIIE domain-containing protein, producing the protein MRTICHRWCVASHTSGLRATLGVDASGRPLSVDIDSEGPHAIVAGTTGSGKSVLLQCWCLALAVTYPPDRLGFVFLDFKGGSALDCLAALPHVRGCVNDLDLSYASRALRALEDELSCREHLAARHHVSDIRQLPDAPAQLMIVVDEFHMLNEQLPGYMDRLLRVASLGRSLGMHLVVCTQNPMVEINASMKANMSLRICLRVQDAMQSQEMIGSALASTIPADCPGTAVLNHEGECVILQCLQPSNIRALTVQIHQSARFFGQTNRAMLFTPPLPSDIDKDELSCMHIDACSDASRILIGVADTGVSFEPAFIDLCAGSVAIIAPPHRGAHTLLERIRREAMRHGTPVDCFPDADEALEPMTYMSGDNALQLSIADTSTLTVFSLRTSRPLRIPDHASVRIVFACGDRNADLADGIPAAMLADHAPSELMRPGRAVLLEQGRARLIQCIRDRSGT; encoded by the coding sequence ATGCGCACAATCTGTCATCGATGGTGCGTCGCATCTCACACCTCGGGGTTGCGGGCGACTCTTGGCGTAGATGCCAGCGGGAGGCCGCTCAGCGTGGATATCGACAGCGAAGGGCCGCATGCCATTGTGGCAGGCACCACGGGTTCCGGCAAATCGGTGCTGCTGCAATGCTGGTGCCTGGCGCTCGCCGTCACCTACCCACCCGACAGACTCGGATTCGTGTTCCTTGACTTCAAGGGCGGTTCCGCTCTGGATTGCCTGGCCGCACTTCCCCATGTCCGTGGATGCGTCAACGACCTCGACCTGTCATATGCCTCCAGGGCATTGCGTGCCTTGGAAGATGAACTGTCATGCCGCGAGCATCTCGCCGCCCGCCATCATGTGAGCGATATACGTCAGCTACCGGATGCACCGGCACAACTCATGATTGTCGTCGACGAATTCCATATGCTCAATGAACAGTTGCCCGGCTATATGGACAGACTGCTTCGCGTGGCCTCGCTCGGTCGTTCGCTTGGCATGCATCTGGTGGTGTGCACGCAGAATCCGATGGTGGAGATCAACGCCTCGATGAAGGCCAATATGAGTCTGCGCATATGTCTTCGAGTCCAGGATGCCATGCAATCCCAAGAGATGATCGGATCGGCACTGGCTTCGACCATTCCCGCGGATTGTCCCGGAACGGCAGTGCTGAACCATGAGGGTGAGTGCGTGATATTGCAGTGTTTGCAGCCTTCGAATATCAGGGCATTGACCGTGCAGATACACCAATCCGCCCGTTTTTTCGGTCAGACGAACCGTGCGATGCTGTTCACTCCTCCGTTGCCATCGGACATCGATAAGGATGAACTGTCCTGCATGCACATCGACGCATGCAGCGATGCCTCACGTATACTCATTGGCGTCGCAGACACTGGCGTCTCGTTCGAACCGGCCTTCATCGACCTTTGTGCCGGTTCCGTCGCCATCATCGCACCGCCACACCGCGGTGCGCATACACTGCTTGAACGCATCCGGCGGGAGGCCATGCGTCATGGCACACCGGTGGACTGTTTCCCCGATGCGGATGAGGCCTTGGAACCGATGACGTATATGAGCGGTGACAATGCCCTGCAGCTCAGCATAGCAGACACTTCCACGCTCACCGTGTTCAGCCTGCGCACCTCACGCCCACTGCGCATTCCCGACCATGCATCCGTACGCATCGTGTTCGCCTGCGGAGACAGGAACGCAGATCTTGCAGATGGCATCCCCGCCGCCATGCTTGCGGACCATGCGCCTTCCGAGCTCATGAGGCCCGGTCGCGCCGTGCTGCTGGAACAAGGGCGTGCCCGACTTATTCAGTGCATACGAGACAGGTCGGGAACATGA
- a CDS encoding WhiB family transcriptional regulator, with translation MSSAFDWRAKAACRDKDPELFFPVGNTGAAYQQIEEAKAVCRTCKVIDACLKCALDTNQDYGVWGGLSEDERRALKRRAMRARRSQSLQMQI, from the coding sequence ATGAGCAGTGCTTTCGATTGGCGTGCCAAAGCTGCATGCCGTGATAAGGATCCGGAGCTTTTCTTCCCTGTAGGCAACACCGGCGCGGCCTACCAGCAGATCGAAGAGGCTAAAGCAGTGTGCCGCACCTGCAAGGTGATTGATGCCTGCCTCAAATGCGCTCTTGACACAAATCAGGATTACGGCGTATGGGGCGGTCTGAGTGAGGACGAACGACGCGCCTTGAAGCGACGCGCCATGCGCGCGCGTCGCTCCCAGTCGCTCCAGATGCAGATTTGA
- a CDS encoding sensor histidine kinase → MADFSQILATRPDFDDSDREWLHHLVADWQVIADLSFADLLLILQKGDGSYIFAEQCRPSTVVSMRVDDVVGQQVDAWMRNECAAAMQHDGVYRSQNLQHIDGMNICNTYAPIRHNGKTLGLVLRETNLENRESNGRYEWESLEVGRQLFAMITREQFPYRDAVMNQRHNARVSDGFMRLTVDGDVTYASPNAISCFRRLGMVDMMQGKNLGEVGAGLIHQNDPVPESLPLVLLGKAPVDSELNANHSVVSIRSMPLMDDHGRTGAIVLCRDITELRRREVELQTKDATISEIHHRVKNNLQAVSALLRLQARKTKSQEVKKELQEAMRRVQTIAIVHEGLSQTADENVDFDKVISNLLRMSVDLASMRDQHITIDFVGKFGKMPAQDATPLSLVLTELITNAVEHGYEGRKEGHITVSVGREGKCLNVVVEDDGNGMDQEESNGMAKASGSGLGTQIINTFVTNDFGGNVRWEHGRDGGTRVILDMTLRAA, encoded by the coding sequence ATGGCTGATTTTTCACAGATACTCGCGACGCGACCGGATTTCGACGACAGCGATCGGGAATGGCTTCACCATTTGGTGGCGGATTGGCAGGTCATCGCCGACCTGAGCTTCGCCGATCTTCTGCTCATCCTGCAGAAAGGCGATGGAAGCTATATCTTCGCCGAGCAGTGCAGGCCATCCACGGTGGTGAGCATGCGGGTGGACGATGTGGTGGGCCAGCAGGTCGATGCATGGATGAGGAACGAATGTGCGGCCGCCATGCAGCATGATGGCGTCTACAGATCGCAGAATCTGCAGCATATCGATGGGATGAACATCTGCAACACCTATGCGCCCATCCGTCACAACGGTAAGACCTTGGGATTGGTGCTCCGCGAAACGAATCTGGAGAACCGGGAATCCAATGGTCGGTATGAATGGGAGAGTCTGGAGGTGGGGCGCCAGCTGTTCGCCATGATCACCCGCGAGCAGTTCCCATACCGCGATGCCGTGATGAACCAACGGCATAATGCACGTGTGTCCGACGGCTTCATGCGCCTGACGGTGGATGGCGACGTCACGTATGCATCGCCGAATGCCATCAGCTGTTTCAGGCGCCTGGGTATGGTCGACATGATGCAGGGAAAGAACCTCGGTGAGGTGGGTGCAGGTCTCATTCACCAGAACGATCCGGTGCCGGAGTCTTTGCCGTTGGTGCTGTTGGGCAAGGCGCCGGTGGATTCCGAACTCAATGCGAATCACTCAGTGGTCTCCATCCGTTCTATGCCGTTGATGGACGACCATGGGCGCACGGGCGCCATTGTATTGTGCCGTGACATCACCGAACTGCGCCGCCGGGAAGTGGAGTTGCAGACGAAGGATGCCACAATTTCTGAAATTCACCATCGCGTGAAGAACAACCTGCAGGCAGTGTCTGCGTTGTTGAGACTGCAGGCGCGTAAGACGAAGTCCCAAGAGGTGAAGAAGGAGCTGCAGGAGGCCATGCGTCGCGTGCAGACAATCGCCATAGTGCATGAGGGGCTCAGCCAGACCGCCGATGAGAACGTGGATTTCGACAAGGTGATTTCCAATCTGCTGCGCATGAGCGTCGACCTGGCCTCGATGCGGGACCAACACATCACCATCGACTTCGTGGGCAAATTCGGCAAGATGCCCGCGCAGGATGCCACCCCGTTGTCGTTGGTGCTCACCGAACTCATTACGAATGCCGTGGAACATGGTTACGAGGGACGCAAGGAGGGGCACATCACCGTATCGGTGGGGCGTGAGGGCAAATGTCTTAATGTCGTGGTGGAAGACGATGGCAACGGCATGGACCAGGAGGAGAGCAATGGCATGGCCAAGGCCTCAGGATCAGGCCTTGGCACGCAGATCATCAACACTTTCGTCACCAACGACTTCGGTGGCAATGTGCGCTGGGAACATGGGCGTGATGGTGGCACCAGAGTGATTCTCGACATGACATTGCGTGCAGCCTGA
- the trhA gene encoding PAQR family membrane homeostasis protein TrhA, producing MTPEQVERKRAAVIEAREQALEAKANLVRTKAHAKAEKIRRKADNKAKRTIAKGEEKAAKLEGIGPREIERKIRLDVHGREKPAMRGWIHAGAAPLAIAAGIVLICLAHGAALKWACAVFMASSAFLFTNSALYHLGDWSPRVTDVLRRIDHVNIFLLIAGTYTPVSFALDDFWRKAIIIGMWSCTLIALIIHVVWINAPRWLYVLVYIIFGVSGVAFMGLFWMSPVAGPAVVWLLLAGGACYIAGAVVYAKRWPDPWPKVFGFHEIFHIGTVFGYACHVVAIYLVVCHLAALA from the coding sequence ATGACACCGGAGCAAGTCGAACGCAAGCGCGCAGCCGTGATCGAGGCCCGTGAACAGGCATTGGAGGCAAAGGCGAATCTGGTGCGTACGAAAGCGCATGCCAAGGCCGAGAAGATTCGTCGCAAGGCCGACAACAAGGCGAAGAGAACGATAGCCAAGGGTGAGGAGAAGGCCGCTAAGCTCGAGGGAATCGGACCTCGGGAAATCGAGCGCAAGATCCGCCTCGATGTGCATGGGCGAGAGAAGCCCGCCATGCGCGGTTGGATTCACGCAGGCGCCGCCCCGTTGGCCATCGCGGCTGGTATTGTGCTCATCTGTCTGGCCCATGGGGCAGCACTCAAATGGGCTTGCGCCGTGTTCATGGCATCCTCTGCATTCCTGTTCACGAACTCCGCACTATACCATCTCGGCGACTGGTCGCCCAGGGTCACCGACGTGCTGCGCCGCATCGACCATGTCAACATCTTCCTGCTCATCGCCGGCACCTATACGCCTGTCTCCTTCGCCCTCGACGATTTCTGGCGCAAGGCGATCATCATCGGCATGTGGTCCTGCACACTCATCGCCCTGATCATTCATGTGGTGTGGATCAATGCACCGCGTTGGCTCTATGTGCTGGTCTACATCATCTTCGGCGTCTCCGGCGTGGCGTTCATGGGCTTGTTCTGGATGTCACCGGTGGCCGGCCCTGCTGTGGTATGGCTGCTACTTGCCGGCGGCGCATGCTATATCGCCGGCGCCGTCGTCTATGCCAAACGGTGGCCCGACCCATGGCCGAAAGTGTTCGGCTTCCATGAGATATTCCACATCGGCACCGTGTTCGGGTATGCCTGCCATGTGGTGGCCATCTACTTGGTCGTATGTCATCTGGCCGCCCTCGCCTGA
- a CDS encoding GreA/GreB family elongation factor, whose amino-acid sequence MEQEEKVVLLTQEAYDKMKEELAHREGEYRDEITERIAAARAEGDLSENGGYQAAREEQSKNEGRINELIVKLRNAKIIEAPKAGEVGNGSLVTIDLGGNEMQYVIGSRDITVATDYDVISPESPIGGAIIGHKVGDVVTYKAPNGREISVTIKESKPLN is encoded by the coding sequence ATGGAACAGGAAGAAAAGGTCGTGCTGCTCACGCAGGAAGCGTACGACAAGATGAAGGAGGAGCTCGCTCATCGCGAGGGTGAGTACCGCGACGAGATCACCGAACGCATCGCCGCGGCCCGCGCAGAGGGCGACCTCTCGGAGAACGGCGGATATCAGGCCGCGCGCGAGGAACAGAGCAAGAATGAGGGGCGCATCAACGAACTCATCGTCAAGCTGCGCAATGCCAAGATCATAGAGGCGCCCAAGGCCGGCGAGGTGGGCAATGGTTCGTTGGTCACCATCGATTTGGGTGGCAATGAGATGCAGTACGTGATTGGTTCGCGTGACATCACGGTGGCCACCGATTACGATGTGATTAGCCCTGAGTCGCCGATCGGCGGTGCAATCATCGGCCACAAAGTGGGGGATGTGGTCACGTACAAGGCGCCGAACGGTCGTGAGATCTCGGTCACGATCAAGGAATCCAAGCCATTGAATTGA
- a CDS encoding FKBP-type peptidyl-prolyl cis-trans isomerase, whose product MATDMPVVKGAFGDTPQIEFPSEQAPQGLKVVELEEGNGPIVRRGDTVTVNYHGQVWGNDKAFDSSFERHHPASFGIGVGQVIKGWDQTVPGHNVGSRLLISIPPQYGYGANGAPQAGIGGDDTLVFVVDIISTR is encoded by the coding sequence ATGGCAACAGATATGCCTGTGGTCAAGGGAGCATTCGGCGATACGCCGCAAATCGAATTCCCTAGTGAGCAGGCCCCGCAGGGGCTCAAGGTCGTGGAGCTCGAAGAGGGCAACGGGCCGATTGTACGTCGTGGCGACACGGTGACCGTGAACTACCATGGTCAGGTGTGGGGCAACGACAAGGCGTTCGATTCAAGCTTCGAAAGGCACCATCCGGCGAGTTTCGGCATTGGCGTCGGACAGGTAATCAAGGGTTGGGACCAGACCGTGCCGGGGCACAACGTTGGTTCGCGTCTGCTCATTTCGATTCCGCCGCAATACGGCTATGGGGCCAACGGTGCGCCTCAGGCCGGTATCGGCGGCGATGACACGCTTGTGTTCGTGGTGGACATCATCTCCACGCGCTGA
- a CDS encoding L-serine ammonia-lyase translates to MPCVFSVLDMFSVGVGPSSSHTVGPMLAAQRFSKALADGHLLARVTRVHVTLYGSLALTGLGHGTDRAAVVGLENNEPKTVDTDYLARIHEIYDERGTLNLNGEHEIAFEYGRDVEFDHWRRFAAHPNGMRFTAYDEHGEQLLEQVWYSIGGGFIQRGLATDPLVPIHAEIPPAVQRDSEEQMSEQTALSVEGDSMAGLPYPFSTASELIDICVRTGLGIDEVVWANETAIRPAEQIDRHIETVFRTMCDCIHEGCTSRQAVLPGGLNVPRRAPAMYDRLAGSGDLLNQPAADSVRELESSNEAWVDLFALAVNEQNAAGGRIVTAPTNGSAGVIPAVLMYYWHFIANANMAGVKKFLLTASAIGYLIKRNASISGAEVGCQGEVGSACSMAAAGLCAVVGGNPRQVENAAEIGMEHHLGLTCDPIAGLVQIPCIERNAIAANTAISAVRMAMLGDGTHIVTLDQVIKTMKDTGEDMMAKYKETATGGLALNVVEC, encoded by the coding sequence ATGCCGTGTGTGTTCAGTGTGCTCGATATGTTCTCCGTTGGTGTGGGCCCAAGCTCATCGCATACCGTGGGCCCCATGCTCGCCGCACAGCGTTTCTCGAAGGCGCTCGCAGACGGGCATCTGCTTGCCCGTGTGACCCGTGTGCATGTCACGCTCTATGGGTCGCTGGCATTGACCGGACTCGGGCATGGCACTGACCGTGCCGCCGTGGTCGGGTTGGAAAACAACGAGCCGAAGACGGTGGATACGGATTATCTCGCGCGCATCCATGAGATCTATGATGAGCGTGGCACGTTGAATCTGAACGGCGAACACGAGATCGCATTCGAATATGGACGCGATGTCGAGTTCGACCACTGGCGACGTTTCGCCGCGCATCCGAATGGCATGCGGTTCACGGCATATGACGAGCACGGTGAGCAACTGCTCGAACAGGTGTGGTATTCGATCGGCGGTGGATTCATCCAACGTGGTTTGGCCACGGATCCGCTTGTGCCGATTCACGCGGAAATCCCCCCAGCTGTGCAGCGTGATTCCGAGGAGCAGATGAGCGAGCAGACTGCGTTGTCGGTGGAAGGTGACAGCATGGCCGGGCTGCCCTACCCATTCTCCACGGCGTCCGAGCTCATCGACATATGCGTACGTACCGGTTTAGGCATAGACGAGGTCGTCTGGGCGAATGAGACTGCCATACGACCTGCCGAACAGATCGACCGGCATATCGAAACGGTGTTCCGCACGATGTGCGACTGCATCCATGAAGGATGCACCAGCCGGCAAGCGGTGCTGCCGGGTGGGCTCAATGTGCCGCGGCGCGCACCCGCCATGTATGACCGGCTTGCGGGCAGCGGAGACCTGCTCAATCAGCCGGCGGCCGACAGCGTGCGGGAGCTCGAGTCGTCGAACGAGGCCTGGGTTGATTTGTTCGCCCTGGCAGTCAATGAGCAGAACGCGGCGGGAGGACGCATCGTCACCGCGCCGACGAACGGTTCGGCGGGAGTGATTCCCGCAGTGCTCATGTACTATTGGCATTTCATCGCGAATGCGAATATGGCGGGGGTGAAGAAGTTCCTGCTCACCGCATCGGCAATCGGATACCTCATCAAGCGCAATGCCTCGATTTCAGGGGCCGAGGTCGGATGCCAGGGGGAGGTGGGATCCGCATGCTCCATGGCTGCGGCTGGCCTGTGCGCCGTGGTCGGGGGAAATCCTCGGCAGGTGGAGAACGCCGCGGAGATCGGCATGGAGCACCATCTGGGACTCACATGCGACCCCATCGCCGGATTGGTGCAGATTCCATGCATCGAACGCAACGCAATAGCGGCGAACACCGCGATATCCGCAGTGCGTATGGCCATGCTCGGCGATGGTACGCATATCGTCACCCTCGATCAGGTGATCAAGACGATGAAAGACACCGGTGAAGACATGATGGCGAAATACAAGGAGACCGCCACCGGAGGCCTCGCCTTGAATGTGGTGGAATGCTAG
- a CDS encoding exopolyphosphatase — protein MTAVTVAGIDCGTNSIRLKIARVDEHGVTDVVPRMLRVVRLGQGVDETHRFSDEALERTYAAVREFKNVLDEHAVDAIRFVATSATRDADNREEFENTVESILGVRPEVISGTEEADLSFLAASSAISSLSDVEAPYLVVDLGGGSCELVLGGDGDTLPATKVQAAFSMNIGSVRMTERHLHHDPPTEQEIDEAVRDIDRHITEAFRYVPAGRTHTIVGVSGTVTTMTALAMGLTEYNHAAVDGVRMDFETAFAVDDRFLNMTRAERATHKTIHPGRIDVVGGGALVWNRVLARVAEAALLDHGQHIDSYVASEHGLLDGLIIDLGRRTLETCNERPTEH, from the coding sequence ATGACTGCAGTGACAGTGGCCGGAATCGATTGCGGAACCAATTCGATTAGACTCAAAATCGCGCGGGTCGACGAGCATGGGGTCACTGACGTCGTGCCGCGAATGTTGCGCGTGGTGCGCTTGGGGCAGGGGGTCGACGAGACTCACCGCTTCTCCGATGAGGCTTTGGAACGCACCTATGCCGCCGTTCGCGAATTCAAGAACGTTCTCGATGAGCATGCGGTGGACGCCATTCGCTTCGTGGCCACTTCCGCCACACGCGATGCCGACAATCGCGAGGAATTCGAGAACACGGTGGAATCCATTCTGGGAGTCCGCCCCGAGGTGATCTCGGGCACCGAGGAGGCGGATCTGAGTTTTCTGGCAGCCAGCAGTGCCATCTCATCACTGTCCGACGTCGAGGCTCCATATCTGGTGGTCGATCTGGGTGGCGGTTCGTGTGAGCTGGTGCTTGGCGGCGATGGCGATACGCTTCCAGCCACGAAGGTGCAGGCGGCATTCTCGATGAACATCGGCTCGGTGCGTATGACCGAGCGCCATCTTCATCACGACCCGCCGACCGAGCAGGAGATCGACGAGGCCGTCCGTGACATCGACAGGCATATCACCGAGGCATTCCGGTATGTGCCCGCCGGCAGGACGCATACGATAGTCGGCGTCTCCGGCACCGTGACCACAATGACGGCGCTTGCCATGGGACTGACCGAATACAATCATGCGGCTGTGGACGGTGTGCGCATGGACTTCGAAACCGCATTCGCCGTCGATGACCGGTTCCTCAATATGACCCGTGCGGAACGTGCCACCCATAAGACCATCCATCCCGGACGCATCGACGTTGTCGGCGGCGGCGCGCTGGTGTGGAACCGTGTGCTTGCCCGCGTGGCCGAGGCTGCATTGCTCGACCACGGCCAGCACATCGATTCCTACGTGGCCAGCGAGCACGGCTTGCTTGACGGGCTCATCATCGATCTGGGGCGCAGGACGCTTGAGACCTGCAACGAGCGCCCTACAGAACACTGA
- a CDS encoding DUF501 domain-containing protein, translating into MSIESRNANSIETLAAETLQRVMEHPATQNDIAIVETQLGRYPRGMVAVGARCAVDGTPLVVITGPVLPGGIPFPTTMYLTSPEAVKAASHLEADGLMRQYNEMLADDAGLRAQYERAHAAYLTFRHGLAERLNESEEHIEGISAGGMPVRVKCLHALVAQSLVMGPGVNPIGDMALERMRDEFDPTVCRCAPAQPDGREAR; encoded by the coding sequence ATGAGCATAGAAAGCCGGAACGCCAACAGCATAGAGACGTTGGCCGCAGAGACGTTGCAGCGGGTCATGGAGCACCCGGCGACGCAGAATGACATCGCCATCGTCGAGACCCAGCTGGGCAGGTATCCGCGCGGCATGGTGGCTGTCGGAGCGCGTTGCGCCGTGGACGGCACCCCGCTGGTGGTGATCACCGGGCCTGTATTGCCCGGTGGCATTCCATTCCCCACGACCATGTACCTGACCAGTCCGGAGGCGGTGAAGGCCGCATCGCATCTGGAAGCCGATGGACTCATGAGACAATACAACGAAATGCTGGCCGACGATGCCGGTCTACGTGCTCAATACGAGAGGGCGCATGCCGCGTACCTGACGTTTCGCCACGGTCTTGCCGAACGGCTGAATGAGAGCGAGGAGCACATCGAAGGTATAAGCGCCGGCGGCATGCCGGTGCGTGTGAAGTGTTTGCATGCCTTGGTGGCGCAGTCGCTGGTCATGGGCCCCGGCGTCAACCCGATCGGCGACATGGCATTGGAACGCATGCGCGATGAGTTCGATCCGACGGTATGCCGATGTGCGCCGGCGCAACCCGACGGACGGGAGGCACGCTGA
- a CDS encoding FtsB family cell division protein, whose translation MSKRPHVSKPQSAPSSSKKERTRTRGANTGPIAFFIALFVIAVGSIQIISAFHTYAINLSELNSLKKQESVLAAQKKDLENDIARWDDPAYVTAQARERLGYVFPGEQAIKVEHPEAVTGEQPKSDANANTETGQSNLPWYSELAYSFKESDARKPDATNNGNTAESRQQDAPNATTGTDAPQDGGSAGQ comes from the coding sequence ATGAGCAAGCGGCCACATGTTTCGAAACCACAGTCTGCGCCCTCCTCGTCCAAGAAGGAGCGAACGCGCACAAGGGGAGCGAACACCGGCCCCATCGCATTCTTCATCGCACTGTTCGTCATCGCGGTGGGCTCCATCCAGATCATCTCCGCATTCCACACGTATGCGATCAATCTGAGCGAGCTGAACTCGCTCAAGAAGCAGGAGTCCGTGCTCGCCGCACAGAAGAAGGATCTCGAAAACGACATCGCCCGCTGGGACGACCCTGCATACGTAACCGCCCAGGCCAGGGAACGGCTCGGGTATGTGTTCCCGGGAGAGCAGGCCATCAAGGTGGAGCATCCCGAGGCGGTGACCGGCGAACAGCCGAAGTCCGATGCCAATGCGAACACGGAAACTGGCCAATCGAACCTGCCCTGGTACAGTGAGCTCGCCTATTCGTTCAAGGAATCGGATGCCAGAAAACCCGATGCCACCAATAACGGCAACACCGCCGAATCGCGACAACAGGATGCTCCCAATGCCACCACCGGCACCGATGCCCCGCAGGATGGCGGTTCGGCAGGGCAGTAG